The genome window GGAAGTACTATAACCTTGAGTATGTATGAAGACAATCGATTTACACCGGATGATACATATCAATGGTACAAAAATGGTCAAGTTATAGTTGGAGCAACGAACAGACAATTTACGATATCTAATTTAACTATTGCTGATGCGGGGAGCTATTATTGTATTTCGAATAATCCAAAAATTACTGATTTAACTTTAATAAGAAACTCAATTCAATTAAATGTAATCAACTGTACACCAACTATAGGAATGATAAATTCCCCTGAAGCCGAATTTTGTACCAACAGCGAAAGTACATTTTCATTTACAACCACTACTGCCAATTTAACTTATAATTGGTCAGCAATGACCTCTGACAATGTCGCAATCAATACAGTTATTGGGGACAGTTCGGGGAACTATAAATATTACTTTAGGAAGTCTGGTTCATATATCATTAAAGCAGATGCTGTTGATGTTATGGGGTGTACAACCACTTTTACAAAATTAATTGAAGTTGTTGCTTGTAATCCTGAAACTACTTGTATCAACCAGCCAATCAACACTGCTTTTGAAACAGCTTCTACAAATATAAATTGCAATTGGTATACTCTAAAAGAAGGCAGTAACCAGCGCCTTAATCCTATTACAAACACTACTGGTTTGTATACTTTTACCCCTACTACAGCTGGAACTTACACTATATATCTTAATGCATATCGAAATAACGAGTGTGAATTTGAATTTACTAAAACAGTTGTAGTCGAAACTTGTGAACCTTTTGTTTCCTGTACAAAAAACAATAAAAATTCTCCTGTTGTCAAAGGTATTTTTACCACTTTATTAAATAAATTAATTAGCCTTCCTGCAGAAACTATCACAGACGGCTATACTTGTGATGAGTTGACAGCTTTAGCTTTTTATATCAAAGACGAAAATCCAGGCATCTATAATTTTATTCACAATACACAAGAAGGCTTTATATCCTTTTCGTTTACAGATCATCCAGAATTGGATGTCAAAATTGCTACGAATGGGAATGTTATTGCCGATTTTAATTTAGATAATTATGAGTCGAATACAATTGTAACAGAATTGAGAACAGATTCTAATGATTCTTTTGAAAGTTTTGTAAACCACATTGACTTTTGTTCTGCTTTATATTGTACTTCCCATATCGCTTTTGTTATAGATGAGTCTGGATCGATAGATCAAAATGAAGCAAGCAAAATAAAAAAGCAGCTTAAAAAATACGTTCAGCAACAAGCCGACGACAACGATAAGTTAAAATCAGAAGTCTATGTTTCTTTAATAGGAATGTCTGATAGCGAAGATATTACAAAAACAAGAACAGATCATGTACAGCAAATTAAAGTAACTAATGATCCAGCCGTACTAAAGAAATTTAATAACTGGATTGATAATTACGGTACAGTTAATGGTAAACGTCGTGTTAGTGAATCTTCAGACTATTGGAAAAGTGGTTTAGATGTTGCATTAAATTCTGTAATGAAACCTAGTATTGTTATTATGATTACAGATGGTTGTGAAACTTCAGATGTAGGTGCATTAAGAGAAACAATGTCTCACTTTGATAATTCAAAAAGTACTACTGATACTAGTATAGACAAACCCCATTTATATGTACTAGGTATTGAAAATGGTTTTTATGTTGATGGAGGTGTTAACGGAGGTTTATTAGCTCGTAATGAAGATCCTAATTATATACAACCACTGGCCGTAGTAAATAGTGAATCTAGAGTTGTCCCTAATCTAAGAACATCTTTAAAATATTTACTAAGTTATCCAGAAACTCAGTTTCCACAGGCAAATATGGAAAATTTGCGTGATTTTGATTATTACGGTTACGAAAACTTCGATTCACTTGGCACTTTGGAAAACGAAGCATTTCTCTCTGACAACCTAAAACTTAGCGGTTTTTCTTGCGGGAAACCAACGGACAAAAATTATTGTTCTGACTGTCTTTCTTTTCAGCCCATTCCTGGAAATGAATACATGCTAAGTGCTTGGGTGAAAGAGGAATCTTTCATACAAGTAAAAACATACGAGAATGCAATCATAAATGTAATTTTTTACAATGATGTTGATGCTAGTGAACTACACAGGATTGCTACACTGAAATTTATTGCAACAGGAGATATTATTGATGGATGGCAAAGAATCAACAGTAAGTTTATGATACCAAAAGATACCCGAACAATCAGTGTTGAACTTCAAAATAATAGCAACGGAATTCCAGTATACTATGATGATATACGAATACATCCTCTTGATGGAAGTATAAAAACATTTGTTTATGATTCGGAAACCTTTAAACTCATGTCAGAATTGGATGAAAATAATTATTCAACTTTTTATGAGTATGATAATGAAGGGGGCTTGATTCGTGTAAAAAAGGAAACTGCCAAAGGAGTAAAAACCATTCAGGAGACCCGTTCAGGTAATTTTATTAATACTACAAACTAATTTATGTTTTATAAATCTCTACTGTTTATCAGTTTTTTTACAATCAGTACAATAGGATACTCCCAAACTGTTAATGAAGTTTTACAGCGAATGGGAAAGATATATAGTGCTGCTGAGTCTCTTCAATATAATTCAAGTTATATTTTATATAAAACGGCAGACTCAAAAAAAGCTGAGCAGGCTTATAAAGGACTTTTTTGTAAAAATTCTCAAAATGAGATATACATGAAAATTGACCAAACTGAAATCCTGAATTCTAAAAGTATAAATCTAAAAATCAGTCATCTAGAAAAAGCGATTCAAATATCGGATCCAATAAAAAATTATAATGGAAATTTTGATATTAAACCTTTATTGGATTTATGCAAAATTGAATCCTTTAAAGATTTTAAAACTTATTGGGAAATAATTTTGATTGCAAAAAATTATTCGAATTTACCCTATTCTAAAATAATTGTACAGATTTCAAAAAAATATTTTTTACAGAAATCCATTTTTTATTACAGTACAGCTGTGAATTTTTCTAAAGATTATCGCGCACCAAAATCGTATTTACCAAGATTAGAAGTCAGTAATTCCGGTTTTAGCAGGAAACCAGCTAATTCATCGCTTTTTTTAAACAACTCATATTTTACAACAATAGGTAAAAATAAACTCATACCAGCAGATCGATTAAAGTATTATGAAGTTATTGACCAAAGAAATAGTTCCAATAAATAAAACCAGATATATGTATATTAACAAATACTTAATAGCATTTGCATTTTTCTTTCTTTCATTGTTGGCATTTGCTCAGCAGGAAACCTATAAAAGTGAAAAAATAACTGGGAATCAGTTAAAAAATCAAACTACTTTATCAGTTGAAGATGGAAAGTTTAACGATATAAAGAAACAAAATATCTTTACCTCAATAAATCCAAATGTATCTATTCATTTTGGATTTAATGACGATAAAAATGATGCAGCAGAATATTCAAAAATTTATTCATGTGAAGTAGAATTAAAAGTTACTGCATATGATAATTCAGGTATAGTAACTTCATATAAAAATGTAAGTCAAGCTGCTAATATTAATTTTCCTTACCCCAATTTAATCACTTTAAAGATTAAACATGACAATGTAACTAGCGGGTTACAATTAGATGATTATGCAGTGTATGAACTTCCGGGGATTCATAAAGCAGATGTAATAATTGAATCTATTAAGTATTTTAATGAAGACGGTTCGGTTACAAGTGTCAATAATTCATCAGCATATCTTGAATTAAAATTCACCACAGATCGTTATTATAACCTGCAATTAAGCAATAGCAAATTCAGTTCTGTTCTGCCTTTAGAGCATAAACTAATAAAATACAATGAAAAAAAAGAAGAAGTTACTGTAAGCAGTGTAAGTGCTGGTGCAGAAGAAATTATCATAACCTGGCATAAAGACAATGATGCACCAGCGGTAGAATATGAACTTGAGTGGACATGGATAGATAATTTTGGTAAAGATCGCACTAAACTAGAAGCAAAAGATATTCCGCTAACTGATCAGGATTTTAAAATAAACAATACCAGAATACAAACTAAAGGCTTAATGTATAGGATTCCTATTGTATATTCAACAGGATATCTTGTTTATAGAGTAAGACCTGTTGGGCGATTTTTAGATGATATTTCTAAAAATTATTATGGAACCTGGACCTCTGGTTTTGCAGAAACGCATACAAAAGTTAGTGACTGGTCACATTATTTAGAAATTGACGAAAATCATGAAAAAGGAAATAAAAACTGGCAATATCAATCTTCATTTGCGGAAGACGGAAAGAAAAAAGAAGTAGTGAGTTACTTTGATGGTTCGTTACGAAACCGTCAAACTGTTACTAGAATAAATTCGAACAATAAGGCAGTTGTTGGCGAAGTCATTTATGATAATCAAGGCCGGGCTGCAGTAGAAGTATTACCTGTCCCTTTAGAATCTTCAGGTGTGCATTTTTATCCTAATTTAAATAAAAATAGTCAGGGAACCTCAATCTATACCCACAATGACTTTGATTGGGATAAATCCACTGACAAAGACTGTGCTCCAACTCCTATCAATAATATGTCAGACACAAGCGGAGCCAGTAAATATTATTCTGGCAATAACGATGAACAGAAGAATTATCAGGATTTAGTCCCTAAAGCGAATTTACTTCCATTCTCACAAATAGAATACACACCCGATAATACAGGACGTATCAAAAGTAAAGGCGGTGTGGGTAAAGATCATCAAATCGGATCAGGCCATGAAATGAAATACTTTTATAGTACACCTTCACAATCAGAACTAAACAGACTTTTTGGATATAAAGTAGGAGACGCTTCCCATTATAAAAAAAACATAGTCATAGATCCAAATGGTCAAACGAGTGTCAGCTATTTAGATCCACAAGGCCGAACTATTGCTACTGCACTTGCAGGAGACAGGAAAGGAAATTTAATCTCTTTGGAAGATGAATCAGATGCTGGTTTACATTTGAGAAAAACCACTAATCTATTAGTTAACAATGATAAATATGTTTCTGGAAATAATAATATAATCGAGGATGGTATTCGTCTAAATACTTCTGTCACTGTTGTAAAAAAAGACAGTATCACATTTAATTATAAATTAAATAAAACTATCGGAAGTTATAATGACAATTGTTTAACTAACAAATATTATCCTTTTGTATATGATTGGTCAATTAGTATGACTGATGATTGTGCAAATGAATTATTACACAGTTTAAAGGGAGCCGAACTATCTTCTAAGATTGGTACATTTAGCCTCAGTTCTTACACACCAACCATCTTAGATATTGAAAGTAAAAAATTTGAAGGAAAGCAGTCTAAAAATGATAATACATTCGATTTTTTGAATGAAGGTAAATATAATTTTAATAAAACCCTGCAAGTAGATACAAAGGCATTAAACGACTACGCAGATGATTATATTAAACAGCTGAAACAAGGTACAGCCTGCAAGCCAGTGATTGCACAGTTTCAAAGTGTAATTCAGGAAACGGATTGTAATGTTACCTGCAGGAGCTGTGAAGAAGCTTTGGTAACCTCAAACTTAACAAATCAATCTGATAAAGATGCTTATATATCTAAACTTCCTGCTGATGTAAATAGTCTGGGGAATAAATCCGAAAGAGAACCTTATATTATTATTGCACAAACAAAATATGTTAATGATAATCTTGCCAGCCTTCCAAATTTAGGAGAACTGTCTTCCGAAGAAAAAAATATTTACACACAGCATTATATAACTGAATTCAAAGCACTTCTTGCCAGTTGCCGGGAACTATGTCAGCAGCCTGTAAACCTTTGCAATATTAACCTGGAAACTTTACTGGCAGATATGAGTCCAAACGGACAATACGGTTCAGTTGCAGGTTTAGAAACAGACTCTGCTGCCGCAACTGATGTAGATCCTTTAAGTGTTTTTAATGACAGCAATCAATTATTGTACGGAGGTTACAAAAATACTACTGATATTGACCCCGATAATACCAATGCCAATATTTCATTAAAATCTTCAAGATATAATTGGCGAAATCCCTCTGATGGTTCTTATAAAGAAGAGAATGGTATTTCGTCAACTGTTAGAGTTGTAAAAAATGAAGAAGGTTTATATTCTCCTGCTTTGAGAACCAAAGAAACCAATGAAGCTGATTTTAAAATTGAAGATGACCCAGCCAGTGATGATCCTAATGTGTTTTTGGTTGAACCGAAATATCTGAATAATGTTTCTGATTTTTTAGCAGAGTGGAGACCAAGCTGGGCAAATTCACTATTGGCTTATCATCCAGAATACCAGTATTATATATACAATAAAGCTATTTGTGATAAAACAGATACTAATGGTACTAACTCAGATGGCTTTGATGAAACCTTAAGGGAACTCGATTATTATGATGCGGTGACGAAGCCTGTTGCAGACAATAGTATTTTTTCAGCCAATGGAAAACTTGCTAAATTACTGAATATTCAGAATACAGAAGATCCTTTCTATACTTCTCCAAATAGCATCGATATTTCGGAAGAGTTTGCCTTGCGAAAAAACATCATGAAAGAAGGCTTAGAATCTAACTTTGATGGTATGAAATTTACCAATTCACAAGGTCAGCTAGTCAGTATGAATATGCTCCAGACGGCGTATTATTTTGCAGCTTTTTCTAATGGTATCATGATCGCAAATGATTATCAAACCATTTTAAGTAAAAGCAACACTGATTTATTAAACTATATTAACAGCTCTTCAGATCTTTATTTAAAACAAAGAATCTGGTCTAATTTTAAGAGTTATTATATAGCTCTAAAAGAAAAAACTCGCACTGTTTTCGGGCATATTTATGCTCTTAAAAAACAAGGGATTAACGATTGTATTGGTAATGCAAAAAGTACTGACTCTTACACAAGTTTATTTAAAAAATATACTGGCAATTTTACAGCGGTCACAAATTTAATAAATGCTGCTATAGCTGCGCCGCCTGCTATACCTTCAGGATCAGATGGTCTTGAGCCTGTATGTTCTGATGAAACGGCTCCATTTTATCTAGCCAAAGAAAAACGTTTTGTACCAGCAGATTATAGCTATGACGCAGGATTAAGTGATCAAGAAATTTTAGCTAGTGCTAAAGCTAAAGCTGATGGTAATTTATTGCTTGAAACAGGAAAGTGTCCTTTGGCATTAGACATGGAAACCTTTTTAAAAGGCTTAACTGATCCTGCTATACAGTCAAACGGATTATTATTAAATACTAAGGCTTCAAGTATGCCGTATTTAACAGCTGGCATATTCAATGCACAAATAAACCCAGGATATGATATAAGCACGGCATCATCTTCGCCTATGATAATTGGAAAAACGGAAGGATATGATCTCACTATAGGTTTTTATAATACAACTACAGCATCGTCTGCAAGCAGTATTGCAACACCCATTACATTAAAATTTGTAAGTTTTAACCCTGCTTCAAATAGTTATACTAATCCTTGTGGCACTACACCGCAATGGGCTGATGTATCAGGTTTCAAAAACTTTCATTATATATCATACGAAGCGTCTACTAAAACGTACAAATTTAGTATTTTAGCCACAATACTTCGTAAAAATGCAACCAATACCTGCGCAACTCCCGAAGAAGTAATCGTTGAAGGGTATACCAAAGCAGCTGTTGGTGAATGTCACTTTACAGGCGGTAATGGCGTAGGCGAAACCATAGCCTCTGATGATACACAATGCAATAAAAAAGAACTTTTTAGTACGGCATTAAAAGATTTGGTACTCGATCTGCAGGAGAAAAATACATTAACTACGACACAAGATATCACCAATAATGATTTTTTTAGAACAGGTAATTTAAGTACCTATTTTGGAATTAACTCAGGCGATGTTGTAAAATGGAATTATGAAGTAGTTTCTAACGAAAGACTTTTTACTATAACTGTCAATGAAGTCGCTAGAATGAAATTAAATGCGGGTGACGCCAGTTTGAGTATTCAAAACATCAAAGACCTGTTTATTGATGTTCTAAAAGCTAACGGAAAAAGCAACATTGTACGATTAGTTACTAAAAAATTTAATGGTTTAAGATACAGGCTAGATACAAGATCCTGTACGATAACAGCAGGAAAAAACAATGCCTTATATTTTGCCTGCTGTGCACCTTGCGGCGAAAATGATTTTGATGGTGATGGATATGGAGATCTTTGCGGAGACCCTAATGCTTCTACACCTGGAACACCAGTTTGCCAGCTTAATGCTCAGGATGAAGCTGATTATGAAGAGAATTTAAAGAATGCTTTAAATGAGATCATAAATGACCCAAATCAAAATAATAGAAATATTTCAGAATTTCCACAAACTAAATATTTTAGGGATAATTCAAAATTAATTCAACATTTTCAAGCATTAAGAAGCTATAATCTTATTGCAAATAATCCTAATGGAGATGACTTTAATTCACCAATTCAAATGGGAAGTTTTCAGCATTTAATAGAAGAAAACTTAATATCAATGCAATTTGGGGATAACCAACAACATTATCTAGATGCACAAATAAATTTGAATATACCAAACGCTTTACAAATTAAAGAAATAAAATCAGTTGACATAATTAATGCAAATCTTTCTACTGCGATAGTGACTTATCTGGATAAAAATGACAGCTTAATTACTGTGAATAATATCTATATAGTAAATAAAGTATCACAAACACCTGCCCGTTATGCTGCCCCATCAAGCTTTTGTCAATTCTTGAGCAATGATTACCCTATAATTCCTACAGAACCCATTCATGTTATATCTTGCGATGATTTGTATGCTACTGATGAATTACTGTTTGAAAATGGTTTGAAAGATCTATTAAATGATCTTTTACTTCCTGGAAATCATGAAATTGATATGTTTTCAGGAAATAAAGTAACAATTGGAGTTGATAATGAGATAGGCTATAGAAATCCATCTGCTAATTCTATAATGGCTGATTTTTTAGAAAAATCTAAAATTAAACAGCGTTGGATTAATATCGTGGGGCATAGTAATGTAAATTTAGTAGCTCCAATCATATTTGATGCTTATCGTGTGTATCAAGGACAAAATTTATTAGGAATTGATTTTTCAGACTTTCCTTATTGGGGCTCAAATCAGGATTTTTATAATGGTTCTATTCGAGTTTTTGGCAATTTTATCAACATGAAGCACATTAATTCAATTGATGTCAAACCATCTACTGAATATTATTCTCTTATTGAAATTAATTATATCGACTCTGCGGGTAACACAGTAATTTCAAGAGATGGGAGACTCGATTTTCTTGTTTGGTATGTTGGAGGAGGAGGGCCATCTTCGAGTGGAGTAGCACTTAATTTATGTAATTTTTTCACACTAGGCGAACCATTAGAGCAATCAAAAACAACAAAAATTGCTTCAAAAAGTACTAGCAATTTGTATGATATCACTATGGATTCAAATGGCGTTATTACTAGACATAATAACGCTTCTACTTCAAGATTATTAACCGCTCGATCACTCTCAAATTCCGTAACAACCCTCCAAGTAGGAACTCCAAATTGTAATTCAACCTGTGTACCGCCAACAGTAGCACCAGTAATATGCGGCGATAAATGGAATGAGTTTAAAACAGGTTTAAAGGCAAAAGTACCTGACTATGAAATTCCTGCTAAATTGAAGGATGATGGAAAGTTCTTTTGTGAAGCCAATTATGGATACATCAGTACACACTATCTTGCTTATTTAGCAAAATTTAATATTACAACAGCTCAAAATCCATTATTTCTGACCATTGCAGAATTCGGCAGCACCAAACTAAAATATGGTAACGACGAAACTCCAAATGTTATTGATGCCTATTATGCTTATATCGATCAGCAAAAAACGAATACTGAAGCAGAAACCCAAAATTGGAACACTTTTGCCGATGCTTATGTAGTAAGCAACCAAATTTGTGCTCCAGCATCTATGGCGCCAACATTTAGCCTTAAAACAGAAATAGAAGATGGAACTAAAACTCCTTGCGAAATTTATAAAAAAGCTATAATTGACACCAATATTCAACAAATATCGGAGTCTTTTTATACCGATAAAAAAGAAGCTTTTAAGCAAAACTATCTTAAAGCAGCACTTGAAGGCATAAATGAAACATTAACACAAAGAGCTGTAGATAAAGAATACCAATACACGCTGTATTACTATGATCAGGCAGGAAATTTATCTCAAACCATTCCTCCACAAGGTATTGACCGATTAAAGTTAACTGATTCAGATAATGATTTTATTAATACTCTTCGAAAAGAGCAGACCGAAAATGAACTCAATACGGTTAGTGCTCTAAAAGTAGCACCTAGTCATCAAATGCAGACGCAATACCGCTACAATTCATTAAATCAATTGGTATGGCAAAAAACACCGGATGGCGGAGAAACATTCTTTGCATACGATCCCTTGGGACGAATTGTTGCGAGCCAAAATGGTAATCAGAAAAAAGATTCACAATTTAGTTACACCCGTTACGATGGTCTTGGCAGAATTACCGAAGCTGGGCAGTTTACAAAGAAAACGGATGTAGTATTGCATATAAACGACGAAGGAAGACTCGAATTTGCCAGCGGAACTCTTGTTCCTGTTGATGCAGTGGATAAAACCATTAATTACCCTTACAATATTGCAGACGAATCTGAACAGGCAACCAAAACTATTTATGACATACCTGTAAAGGATACTCAAAGCTGGTTTACCGCTTATGGTTCAGACAATACCCATAAACGGGTTACAGCCGTTTTATATTTTGATACTCTCAATAGCCAAACTCCTGTCACATCCTATGCAAATGGTATATTTTATGATTATGATGTTCATGGCAATGTAAAAGAGCTCGTACATAACATCAACAATAATAAGTCATTAAAAGATATGGGGATGGCCACCAAAAAAGTGGTATATGATTATGACTTAATCAGTGGTAATGTAAACAGAGTAACCTACCAGCCTAATAACCCAAAAGAGCAATTCATACACCGATACGAATATGATGCTGATAACAGAATTCTACAGGTTTATACCAGTAAAGACAATGTAATCTGGGAGAAAGAAGCTAATTATCTATACTATGATCACGGTCCGTTGGCACGTCTAGAAATTGGAGATAAGAAGGTTCAGGGGCTTGATTATATCTATACGCTGCAAGGCTGGTTAAAAGGTGTTAACTCCGAAAAACTGGATGCAGCCAATGATGCAGGCAAGGACGGACTGAGTGTGGCTCAAGATGCTTTTGGTTTTGCTTTAAATTATTATAAAGGTGATTATGAATCCCGTTCTGGTGTAGGTAGAGACAATGCTATTTTTAGCTTTAGCAAAGGACAGACTTTAGAGAAGGATAACAATCTGTACAATGGAAATATCAAAGAAATGGTAACTTCATTGACAGATAATAATCAGAATAATATTCCAACACAATTCAATTATTACAAATACGATCAGCTGAATAGAATCAAGGATATGACATCAAAGTCTATTTCTTCTTCTGGCAATATTTCGGATGGATACTGGTCTAATTACAGCTACGACCGAAACGGAAATCTGTACAGTCTTAATGCTGCAGCTCCTTTAAAAGGAGTGATCACTCCTATGGATAAGCTAACCTATCATTATAATACAGGCAGCAACCAATTAAGACAGGTAAACGATGCTATTGCAGCTAATACATTTACAAATGGTGATCCAAATGATACCTCATTGGATATTGACAACCAGACTGACGAAGAAAACTACGAATACGACTCTATAGGTCAGCTCACACATGATAAACAAGAAGGAATACTTGTTGACTGGCGTGTAGATGGCAAAGTAAAATCGGTTACTAAAGATAACGGAACAGTTATTAGTTTTGAATATGATGGTCTAGGAAACCGAATTGCAAAAACTGTAACTGCCGGTACAAAAACAACCACAACTTACTACGAGCGCGATGCTCAAGGGAATGTTTTGAGCACCTACGAAATGATCAAACAAGGTAACCAAACTACTTACTATCTTGTAGAACAGGACATTTATGGCAGCAGCCGTCTTGGAGTTGAAAAACGCAGAACACAAATCAGTGCAACTGTAGCACAAGCACAGCAGCTCAGGATGAGTGCTTCATCAAGTAAACTTTTAGTAAATGAGGAACCTACTGCATTAACTGCAGCAACGGCTGTTACTACTCAATCAGGTTTGAATTTTATAAGTACATCAAATAGTGCAAATTGGGTAGAGAAACCAGAAAACACAATCAATTTATTTGACAATTTAACACAAAAAACTAAATCAATAGTATTAACCGGACATCTTAAAATTGATCCAGCCAATACTGGTGTCAATCTAATTGCAGCCTTACATGGAACCTCGAAAGAAGGTGACTCGTGGCCTGGCGATCATTCTGTTGCTTTTTTAAGTTCAGTTTTATTATCTGTCCAAAAAGATAACACTGGCACTGGTGGATATACACCTGTGGTTTCGTTAATTAAATACCGAAGAGATCACAACCATTATTATATTTGGAAAAAATTGAAAAAGAGAGATCGTTATTCATTCAGAAGTAATAAATACACTACAGAATATAAAATTGTCTCACCTCCTATTCCTGAAAATGAATGGGATATAAAAACCGAGATTACACAAAGTAACAATTCTAATGCAGATTACAATGTAATTATTACTGTAAACGGAAACGTTTATACAACAGTTGCGGGTACTACTATACCTGAATTTAATGGCGCTGAAAACAAGGGCATGGAAAAAGGAGCAGATGAACTTAACATTCATCTGCCTAATAATAGTCTAGGTTATACCGAAATCAATTATCGTCCAGATAACGAAAAAGACAGTACCAAAAAATACCCTGGACTAATCAATGAAATGTGTGATTTTGGATACACCATTAATAATGGTCAGCAAAAAGAAGAAATTCTAACCAATAATTTTAGCTTAGATGAAGGAATTGGTGCAAGTCAAGCTAGCTCTTCTACCGGACATAGTATGACATTAAGTACTGGTCTTCAATTTGCAGA of Flavobacterium marginilacus contains these proteins:
- a CDS encoding leucine-rich repeat domain-containing protein, coding for MEKKIKIKKNTIFTFCMVLFSLASFAQDYSDESTGFDATRTTASLIAHGVAKQDLNREIELMRQDYISMYILMKKEQAKILEEIESKYSLETITNKPITQNKITSKTSNPLIIETDVPQIEKDALLALYNSTNGNNWTNKTGWDFNTPVTAAWYGITVSDGHVVRIFLNNNQLSGTIPPEIGKLTELKRLTLVGNSITGTIPPEIGQLRQLQILELHNNQLTGVIPPEIGELTQLINLILSRNQLSGAIPAEIGQLTQLNSFDFGSNRLSGIIPATIGQLTNLKSINIWYNQLSGTIPAEIGQLAKLQQIILYGNQLSGTLPATIGQLTELQDVYITFNQLSGAIPATIGQLTKLVSLFLFYNKLSGSIPNEIEQLTKLQAVRLSNNQLEGKVPDFTNSVSLYNLDFADNKLRFVDFATQYDVYKSKISAFRYNSQSKTDNEKTITKGSGSTITLSMYEDNRFTPDDTYQWYKNGQVIVGATNRQFTISNLTIADAGSYYCISNNPKITDLTLIRNSIQLNVINCTPTIGMINSPEAEFCTNSESTFSFTTTTANLTYNWSAMTSDNVAINTVIGDSSGNYKYYFRKSGSYIIKADAVDVMGCTTTFTKLIEVVACNPETTCINQPINTAFETASTNINCNWYTLKEGSNQRLNPITNTTGLYTFTPTTAGTYTIYLNAYRNNECEFEFTKTVVVETCEPFVSCTKNNKNSPVVKGIFTTLLNKLISLPAETITDGYTCDELTALAFYIKDENPGIYNFIHNTQEGFISFSFTDHPELDVKIATNGNVIADFNLDNYESNTIVTELRTDSNDSFESFVNHIDFCSALYCTSHIAFVIDESGSIDQNEASKIKKQLKKYVQQQADDNDKLKSEVYVSLIGMSDSEDITKTRTDHVQQIKVTNDPAVLKKFNNWIDNYGTVNGKRRVSESSDYWKSGLDVALNSVMKPSIVIMITDGCETSDVGALRETMSHFDNSKSTTDTSIDKPHLYVLGIENGFYVDGGVNGGLLARNEDPNYIQPLAVVNSESRVVPNLRTSLKYLLSYPETQFPQANMENLRDFDYYGYENFDSLGTLENEAFLSDNLKLSGFSCGKPTDKNYCSDCLSFQPIPGNEYMLSAWVKEESFIQVKTYENAIINVIFYNDVDASELHRIATLKFIATGDIIDGWQRINSKFMIPKDTRTISVELQNNSNGIPVYYDDIRIHPLDGSIKTFVYDSETFKLMSELDENNYSTFYEYDNEGGLIRVKKETAKGVKTIQETRSGNFINTTN